The Daucus carota subsp. sativus chromosome 9, DH1 v3.0, whole genome shotgun sequence genome window below encodes:
- the LOC108200470 gene encoding large ribosomal RNA subunit accumulation protein YCED homolog 2, chloroplastic isoform X2: MKISKKNQQRIPRHLIKISTAEGRWQGKWNSEYNLSLRDLQLQDLAEDGNGEAKVSISLCVDKHAGFGLSVDGRISTCFTRKCCNCSLPYCREIDANFNVWVLPSSRDNSSSIPEIGGDDPSVIYVNPGCEADLDTLVQDTIRLTTSVEETCSELCKKAEPTLLHINKQKSASIDKRWSRLLELRKTYS; the protein is encoded by the exons ATGAAGATAAGCAAGAAGAATCAGCAGCGAATTCCAAGGCATCTGATCAAGATCTCGACAGCAGAAGGTAGGTGGCAGGGGAAGTGGAACAGTGAATACAATTTATCACTCAGAGACCTTCAGTTGCAAGATTTGGCAGAAGATGGCAATGGAGAAGCAAAGGTCTCCATTTCTCTCTGCGTTGATAAG CATGCTGGTTTCGGGCTGTCAGTAGATGGAAGAATTAGTACTtgttttaccagaaaatgctgcAATTGCTCCCTTCCCTACTGCAGAGAG ATTGATGCAAACTTCAATGTGTGGGTTTTACCATCAAGCAGAGACAACAGCTCGAGTATCCCTGAAATTGGCGGCGATGATCCCTCA GTGATTTACGTTAACCCTGGATGTGAAGCTGACCTCGACACATTAGTGCAAGACACAATCAGGCTGACAACCTCAGTAGAA GAAACATGTTCAGAGCTGTGCAAGAAAGCAGAACCAACATTACTCC ATATTAACAAGCAAAAATCTGCTTCAATAGATAAGAGGTGGTCCAGGTTACTGGAGTTGCGAAAAACATATTCATAA
- the LOC108200470 gene encoding large ribosomal RNA subunit accumulation protein YCED homolog 2, chloroplastic isoform X1, with protein sequence MAEAAGNRIFSSRSMNIIPKSLYPAETKTLQLLGQPSSTKASIKKDQFPPISKKNQQRIPRHLIKISTAEGRWQGKWNSEYNLSLRDLQLQDLAEDGNGEAKVSISLCVDKHAGFGLSVDGRISTCFTRKCCNCSLPYCREIDANFNVWVLPSSRDNSSSIPEIGGDDPSVIYVNPGCEADLDTLVQDTIRLTTSVEETCSELCKKAEPTLLHINKQKSASIDKRWSRLLELRKTYS encoded by the exons ATGGCTGAAGCAGCTGGGAACCGGATCTTCTCATCAAGAAGCATGAACATAATTCCGAAAAGCTTGTATCCAGCAGAAACCAAAACATTGCAGTTGCTTGGCCAACCCTCCAGTACTAAAGCCTCCATCAAAAAAGATCAGTTTCCACCG ATAAGCAAGAAGAATCAGCAGCGAATTCCAAGGCATCTGATCAAGATCTCGACAGCAGAAGGTAGGTGGCAGGGGAAGTGGAACAGTGAATACAATTTATCACTCAGAGACCTTCAGTTGCAAGATTTGGCAGAAGATGGCAATGGAGAAGCAAAGGTCTCCATTTCTCTCTGCGTTGATAAG CATGCTGGTTTCGGGCTGTCAGTAGATGGAAGAATTAGTACTtgttttaccagaaaatgctgcAATTGCTCCCTTCCCTACTGCAGAGAG ATTGATGCAAACTTCAATGTGTGGGTTTTACCATCAAGCAGAGACAACAGCTCGAGTATCCCTGAAATTGGCGGCGATGATCCCTCA GTGATTTACGTTAACCCTGGATGTGAAGCTGACCTCGACACATTAGTGCAAGACACAATCAGGCTGACAACCTCAGTAGAA GAAACATGTTCAGAGCTGTGCAAGAAAGCAGAACCAACATTACTCC ATATTAACAAGCAAAAATCTGCTTCAATAGATAAGAGGTGGTCCAGGTTACTGGAGTTGCGAAAAACATATTCATAA
- the LOC135146720 gene encoding protein S-acyltransferase 11-like: protein MDLTGSSTADSPQSSAESPEEPSKEEHVTSVTEDYDTTCWGCGLHLTVSPYEPAFICGWCGAITNRNASKIESKYLWWRRVRDRCFVSILSVFMLLMICGVICAIYPVAFSISYFCGATHCSVSVLLAITTITTYCLAAFRSPGAPPLILWGSYSVVGRGGLENYTYCLYCKKPKSPRTHHCRSCQMCVLDMDHHCPFIGNCVGAANHRVFIFFLISALLSTVYVSVISAYAAIQIWPPIRLSPPARTDDLASLDWYSGKLKEIISAFLSSILLLPVESVVLVYLLVASLVVEIGLAILLFQQLYYIYEGKTYLNHLISHGVEDGTSYGVEEKDIRNLVRFFSCPSSALRFLPCFWSLKKSHKK, encoded by the exons ATGGATTTGACAGGTTCCTCAACCGCAGATTCTCCACAATCCTCCGCTGAATCTCCTGAAGAACCCTCTAAG GAGGAACATGTAACATCTGTAACTGAGGATTATGACACAACCTGCTGGGGTTGTGGCCTTCACCTTACTGTTTCCCCTTATGAACCCGCTTTTATATGTGGCTGGTGTGGAGCTATAACTAACCGTAATGCCTCTAAAATTGAAAGCAAGTACTTGTGGTGGAGACGTGTACGTGATCGATGCTTTGTTAGTATCCTCTCAGTGTTCATGCTCTTAATGATAT GTGGAGTTATCTGCGCAATATATCCAGTAGCTTTTTCTATCAGCTATTTTTGTGGGGCTACCCATTGTAGCGTTTCAGTACTATTGGCTATAACTACAATTACCACTTATTGCCTAGCAGCGTTTCGGTCCCCTGGTGCTCCACCACTGATATTATGGGGTAGCTACTCGGTAGTAGGAAGAGGGGGTCTTGAAAATTACACATACTGTCTCTATTGTAAGAAGCCAAAGTCTCCGagaactcatcactgccgttcaTGCCAAATGTGTGTCTTGGACATGGATCACCACTGCCCTTTT ATTGGTAACTGTGTTGGCGCAGCAAATCATCGAGTATTCATTTTCTTCCTCATTTCTGCATTGTTGAGTACTGTTTATGTCTCCGTCATATCTGCTTATGCAGCAATCCAAATTTGGCCACCAATAAGATTGTCACCTCCTGCTCGTACGGATGACTTGGCTAGTTTGGACTGGTATTCAGGGAAATTAAAGGAAATTATTTCTGCTTTCTTAAGCTCTATACTGCTTTTACCCGTAGAAAGTGTTGTGCTTGTATATCTATTAGTTGCTAGTTTAGTAGTCGAAATTGGATTAGCCATTCTTCTGTTTCAACAATTGTACTACATATACGAGGGAAAGACATACTTGAATCATCTAATATCACATGGTGTTGAGGATGGAACCAGTTATGGTGTTGAAGAAAAAGATATTCGTAATCTTGTTCGCTTCTTCAGTTGCCCATCTTCTGCATTAAGATTTCTGCCGTgtttttggagtctcaaaaaGAGCCACAAGAAATGA
- the LOC108203145 gene encoding anamorsin homolog isoform X1, with protein MTVLEFPTKESRRTSGTTMIQDNVLAITDHVILPISVVLNAIKEIKTEGIEQTDPLVITQASLIGSLPVDPSSVDIVVCICHSLDFLDKKLLDEFSRVLRPGGQILFQTSQSTLDQTTSSLQGKLLVAGYVDVQIGTMTLTVPSEVSQPITVKAKRPSWKVGSSFSIKKAMKNLPKLQIDDDMDLIDEDSLLSEDDLKKPQIPPVGDCEVSNTRKACKNCSCGRAEAEQKVQKIGPTMDQLENPQSACGSCGLGDAFRCGSCPYKGLPPFKLGEKVSLSGNFLAADI; from the exons ATGACAGTTCTAGAGTTCCCAACAAAGGAGTCCCGGAGAACCTCA GGCACCACAATGATACAGGATAATGTGTTGGCAATTACCGATCATGTTATTTTGCCTATTAGCGTAGTACTCAATGCGATCAAAGAAATCAAGACAGAAGGAATCGAACAAACCGATCCTTTGGTTATTACTCAAGCTTCATTAATAG GCTCCTTGCCTGTGGATCCTTCCTCTGTGGATATTGTCGTTTGCATCTGCCATTCATTGGATTTTCTTGATAAAAAATTGTTGGATGAGTTCTCACGAGTGCTGAGACCTGGCGGACAGATCCTCTTCCAGACTTCACAGTCTACCCTTGACCAG ACAACATCTTCTTTACAAGGAAAGCTTCTAGTTGCCGGCTATGTTGACGTGCAGATTGGTACAATGACATTAACAGTGCCATCAGAGGTTTCACAGCCTATTACA GTAAAGGCAAAGAGGCCTTCTTGGAAGGTTGGCTCGTCATTCTCTATAAAAAAGGCAATGAAAAATTTGCCCAAGCTTCAAATTGATGATGATATGGATCTCATCGATGAGGATAGTCTTTTATCTGAAGATGATTTAAAGAAACCACAGATCCCACCTG TTGGTGATTGTGAAGTCAGCAACACAAGGAAAGCTTGCAAAAACTGCAGTTGTGGACGGGCTGAGGCAGAACAAAAAGTACAAAAGATAGGACCAACTATGGACCAGCTGGAAAATCCTCAATCAGCCTGTGGCAGT TGCGGACTTGGTGATGCTTTTCGGTGCGGTTCATGCCCATACAAAGGTCTACCTCCATTCAAACTTGGAGAGAAG GTATCACTGTCTGGAAATTTTCTAGCAGCTGACATCTAA
- the LOC108203145 gene encoding anamorsin homolog isoform X2, which translates to MGTTMIQDNVLAITDHVILPISVVLNAIKEIKTEGIEQTDPLVITQASLIGSLPVDPSSVDIVVCICHSLDFLDKKLLDEFSRVLRPGGQILFQTSQSTLDQTTSSLQGKLLVAGYVDVQIGTMTLTVPSEVSQPITVKAKRPSWKVGSSFSIKKAMKNLPKLQIDDDMDLIDEDSLLSEDDLKKPQIPPVGDCEVSNTRKACKNCSCGRAEAEQKVQKIGPTMDQLENPQSACGSCGLGDAFRCGSCPYKGLPPFKLGEKVSLSGNFLAADI; encoded by the exons ATG GGCACCACAATGATACAGGATAATGTGTTGGCAATTACCGATCATGTTATTTTGCCTATTAGCGTAGTACTCAATGCGATCAAAGAAATCAAGACAGAAGGAATCGAACAAACCGATCCTTTGGTTATTACTCAAGCTTCATTAATAG GCTCCTTGCCTGTGGATCCTTCCTCTGTGGATATTGTCGTTTGCATCTGCCATTCATTGGATTTTCTTGATAAAAAATTGTTGGATGAGTTCTCACGAGTGCTGAGACCTGGCGGACAGATCCTCTTCCAGACTTCACAGTCTACCCTTGACCAG ACAACATCTTCTTTACAAGGAAAGCTTCTAGTTGCCGGCTATGTTGACGTGCAGATTGGTACAATGACATTAACAGTGCCATCAGAGGTTTCACAGCCTATTACA GTAAAGGCAAAGAGGCCTTCTTGGAAGGTTGGCTCGTCATTCTCTATAAAAAAGGCAATGAAAAATTTGCCCAAGCTTCAAATTGATGATGATATGGATCTCATCGATGAGGATAGTCTTTTATCTGAAGATGATTTAAAGAAACCACAGATCCCACCTG TTGGTGATTGTGAAGTCAGCAACACAAGGAAAGCTTGCAAAAACTGCAGTTGTGGACGGGCTGAGGCAGAACAAAAAGTACAAAAGATAGGACCAACTATGGACCAGCTGGAAAATCCTCAATCAGCCTGTGGCAGT TGCGGACTTGGTGATGCTTTTCGGTGCGGTTCATGCCCATACAAAGGTCTACCTCCATTCAAACTTGGAGAGAAG GTATCACTGTCTGGAAATTTTCTAGCAGCTGACATCTAA
- the LOC108200700 gene encoding large ribosomal RNA subunit accumulation protein YCED homolog 1, chloroplastic has translation MPLLLSSSLILPTSNNNQINVLDSGYHKNIHSTLKYTSTHCIFTKTPCQTDKSFNINLKNKPLRRFRSIVVECTNSSFEFFDSKSGVTEEWSYQEDEDTDDIDSPWEGAVVYQRNASISHVEYCTTLERLGLGEYSTEVSKSRASLMGLRVTKAVKDYPLGTPVMVSLDITRKKQKLRLDGIIRTVLTLGCNRCGEPAAECVFSNFSLLLTEEPVEEPDILDMGVMFGDSTNKGVGEDLDDDSIDWEDRLFFPREEKTIDISKHIRDMVHLEITINSVCDPTCKGLCLDCGANLNLKNCGCSKRKAKETASGPLGGLKEKMQQS, from the exons ATGCCTCTTCTATTATCTTCATCACTGATTCTTCCCACGTCTAATAATAACCAGATTAATGTTCTTGATTCAGGATATCACAAGAACATTCACTCCACCCTAAAATATACTTCTACACACTGCATATTTACTAAGACCCCGTGTCAGACTGACAAAAGCTTTAATATAAATCTCAAAAACAAGCCCCTCAGAAGATTCAGGTCTATAGTTGTAGAATGTACGAACTCCAGTTTCGAGTTTTTCGATAGTAAAAGTGGGGTAACTGAAGAATGGAGTTATCAAGAAGATGAAGACACTGATGACATAGATTCTCCATGGGAAGGAGCTGTTGTATATCAGAGAAATGCATCAATCTCACATGTAGAATATTGCACAACCTTAGAAAGGCTAGGTTTAGGAGAATATTCAACGGAAGTTTCGAAGTCTCGAGCTTCTCTGATGGGGTTACGCGTCACAAAGGCTGTGAAGGACTATCCTCTCGGAACACCTGTAATGGTATCACTTGACATAACAAGGAAAAAGCAAAAGCTGCGGCTTGATGGGATCATACGTACAGTTCTCACTCTTGGCTGCAATAG ATGTGGCGAACCTGCAGCCGAGTGTGTGTTCTccaacttctcacttctactaaCTGAAGAACCTGTTGAGGAGCCCGATATTCTAGACATGGGTGTTATGTTTGGAGATTCGACTAACAAGGGAGTAGGAGAGGACCTAGACGACGACTCAATTGATTGGGAAGACCGACTCTTTTTCCCTCGTGAAGAAAAAACCATCGACATTTCAAAGCATATTAGAGATATGGTGCACCTTGAAATTACAATCAATTCAGTATGTGATCCTACATGCAAAGGATTGTGTCTGGATTGTGGTGCGAATCTCAACCTTAAGAACTGCGGTTGTAGCAAACGAAAGGCCAAAGAGACAGCTAGTGGTCCTCTTGGAGGTCTGAAAGAGAAAATGCAACAAAGCTGA